The following proteins are encoded in a genomic region of Mycolicibacterium confluentis:
- a CDS encoding AMP-binding protein, translating to MIASSLTGVLRERAGLQPGDPAFTFIDYESDWDGVQETLSWAQMYLRVKNLAVKLREVATVGDRAVILAPQSMEYVIAFLGAIEAGLIAVPLSTPMVGAHDDRVNAVLADAAPTVLLTTSAVNETVTPYAKAAEGRPTPTVLAVDTLDLDTRSGGRLKRETLPDTAYLQYTSGSTRTPAGVMVSNRNLAVNFEQMMGGFYPDYNRVPPADSTVVSWLPFYHDMGLLLGIVAPILGGWHSVLMSPLSFLARPARWMRLVGTHTHALTAAPNFAFDLAATRTTDEDLQGCDFSNVLSIMSGAERVHEVTVRRYTERFARFNLPPKVIRPSYGLAEATLYVQTRSPGQPPQVVHFEPEKLSAGNADRAATGTALISYGTPDSPLVRIVDPDHGTESPAGVIGEIWVHGENVCAGYWNKPEETERTFGGTLVDASADTPAEKWLRTGDLGFLSEGELFIIGRMKDLLIIRGRNLYPDDIEASVSVITRGRVAAVAVPDDTTEKLVVIAEVKNKGLDAAEMAERLEAIKGEVASVISTAHGVAVADVVLVAQGSIPITTSGKTRRSASLERYRAGEFTRLDAAVLAGAPAGR from the coding sequence GTGATCGCATCTTCGCTTACTGGTGTTCTCCGCGAACGGGCCGGCCTGCAGCCCGGCGACCCCGCGTTCACCTTCATCGACTACGAATCCGACTGGGACGGCGTCCAGGAGACGCTCAGCTGGGCGCAGATGTACCTGCGGGTCAAGAACCTCGCGGTGAAGCTTCGCGAGGTCGCGACAGTGGGGGACCGCGCCGTCATCCTGGCGCCCCAGAGCATGGAGTACGTCATCGCGTTCCTCGGGGCGATCGAGGCCGGCCTGATCGCGGTGCCGCTCTCGACGCCGATGGTGGGGGCTCATGACGATCGCGTCAACGCCGTACTGGCCGACGCCGCACCGACGGTCCTCCTCACCACGTCGGCGGTCAACGAGACCGTCACGCCCTATGCCAAGGCCGCCGAGGGCCGTCCGACGCCGACGGTGTTGGCCGTCGACACGCTCGACCTCGACACCCGCTCGGGCGGTCGGCTCAAGCGCGAGACCCTGCCCGACACCGCCTACCTGCAGTACACCTCCGGGTCGACGCGCACCCCGGCCGGCGTCATGGTGTCGAATCGCAACCTGGCGGTCAACTTCGAGCAGATGATGGGCGGCTTCTACCCCGACTACAACCGGGTTCCGCCGGCAGACAGCACCGTGGTGTCGTGGCTGCCCTTCTACCACGACATGGGTCTTCTGCTCGGTATCGTCGCCCCGATCCTGGGCGGTTGGCACTCGGTGCTGATGAGCCCGCTGTCCTTCCTGGCCCGCCCAGCACGGTGGATGCGCCTGGTGGGAACGCACACCCACGCGCTGACGGCGGCACCCAACTTCGCATTCGACCTGGCGGCCACGCGCACCACCGACGAGGACCTGCAGGGCTGCGACTTCAGCAACGTGCTCAGCATCATGAGCGGGGCCGAACGCGTCCACGAGGTCACGGTGCGCAGGTACACGGAGCGTTTCGCGCGCTTCAACCTGCCGCCCAAGGTGATCCGGCCGTCCTACGGCCTGGCCGAGGCGACGCTGTACGTCCAGACCCGCAGTCCCGGGCAGCCGCCTCAGGTGGTGCACTTCGAGCCCGAGAAGCTGTCCGCTGGAAACGCCGACCGCGCAGCCACCGGCACGGCGCTGATCAGCTACGGCACGCCGGACTCGCCGCTGGTGCGCATCGTCGACCCTGACCACGGCACCGAGAGCCCCGCAGGCGTAATCGGTGAGATCTGGGTGCACGGCGAGAACGTCTGCGCCGGATACTGGAACAAGCCCGAGGAGACCGAGCGCACGTTCGGCGGCACGCTGGTTGACGCATCGGCCGATACGCCGGCCGAGAAGTGGCTGCGCACTGGCGATCTCGGATTCCTCTCCGAGGGTGAGCTGTTCATCATCGGCCGGATGAAGGATCTGTTGATCATCCGGGGGCGCAACCTCTATCCCGACGACATCGAGGCCTCGGTGTCGGTGATCACCCGCGGTCGGGTGGCCGCGGTGGCCGTGCCCGACGACACCACCGAGAAACTCGTGGTGATCGCAGAGGTCAAGAACAAGGGTCTCGACGCGGCCGAGATGGCCGAACGCCTGGAGGCCATCAAAGGCGAGGTGGCATCGGTGATCTCGACAGCCCACGGCGTCGCAGTCGCGGACGTCGTGCTGGTGGCGCAGGGCTCGATTCCGATCACCACGAGCGGCAAGACCCGACGTTCGGCCAGCCTGGAGAGATACCGGGCGGGCGAGTTCACGCGCCTGGACGCCGCAGTGCTGGCCGGGGCCCCGGCAGGACGCTGA
- a CDS encoding GAP family protein, producing MWITVLGLALAVNFEPMRLGLITVALSRPKPVLQLLAFLTGSFVMSATAGLIVLFVVRPGLVGALQFDRATVHLTLGVFALALSAVFALRAGPRRTTVDATITTSSSPDADFAKNHGPRAVRAVFSRARGLARGSSPWFSGAMGMGIAIPSIDYLALLVLIATTGGAPVTQAGLLFTFITVANAVVAIPLVSFLIAPESTRIRLEALRLWVAARTRRDVALVLAIAGVVLTVLGISGL from the coding sequence ATGTGGATCACCGTGCTGGGACTTGCCCTCGCGGTGAACTTCGAACCCATGAGGCTGGGTCTGATCACGGTAGCGCTCAGCAGGCCCAAACCCGTTCTGCAACTTCTGGCGTTCCTGACCGGAAGCTTCGTGATGAGCGCGACCGCCGGGCTGATCGTGCTGTTCGTGGTCCGACCGGGTCTGGTCGGCGCGCTGCAGTTCGACCGTGCCACGGTGCATCTCACGCTCGGTGTGTTTGCCCTCGCGTTGTCCGCGGTGTTCGCACTACGAGCGGGACCCCGTCGCACCACCGTCGACGCCACGATCACAACCTCCTCCTCGCCAGACGCCGACTTTGCGAAAAATCATGGGCCCCGTGCGGTTCGGGCGGTCTTCTCCCGGGCGCGCGGCCTCGCCCGCGGCAGTTCGCCATGGTTCTCGGGGGCGATGGGAATGGGCATCGCAATACCGTCGATCGACTACCTCGCACTGCTGGTTCTGATCGCCACGACAGGCGGCGCCCCGGTGACGCAGGCCGGGCTGTTGTTCACGTTCATCACGGTGGCCAACGCCGTGGTCGCCATCCCGCTCGTCAGCTTCCTGATCGCACCCGAGTCCACCCGAATTCGGTTGGAGGCCCTGCGACTCTGGGTGGCCGCCCGCACGCGCCGCGACGTCGCCCTGGTGCTGGCCATCGCGGGCGTTGTGCTGACAGTCCTTGGCATCAGCGGATTGTGA
- a CDS encoding condensation domain-containing protein, producing MVAFQAIHEWDDTPGVVTSWEPSASTLAKVAAAPVNPVPVSYQQAQHLHAYRDHAAHGRNMARLNIPSWNIQGQCDVRAMTHVINAYLRRHDTFHSWFEYDGAGEFIRHTLTNPRDIRFAPKNYGEMAADGWREHALATPNPLQWDCFRFGVIQRADHFTFFLSVDHVHADAMFMGALFVEIHMMYAALVGGGAPLQLPEPGSYHDYCTRQYEYTSALTLDSPEVRAWIDYAEENGGSMPKFSLPLGTMAESRGGALLTVQLLDEEQTNRFETVCMAAGTRFSGGVFACAALAERKITGNETYYVVTPTTTRNSPSEFMTTGWFTGLVPITVPVGDLSFGAIARAAQESFDSRVDLAHVPFERVVELAAELGVHKPDSGVPMLSYLDAGLPPLSPAIIAEWNQLNGRVFSDAGDAHQFGMWVNRLGRGTTITVAFPNNPTARVSALRYLEAMKAEYLAVVQDGTAAPAVTPKQDAPALATAGSVAN from the coding sequence GTGGTCGCATTCCAAGCAATCCATGAGTGGGACGACACCCCCGGCGTGGTCACGTCGTGGGAGCCTTCGGCGTCGACGCTGGCCAAAGTGGCTGCCGCTCCGGTTAATCCGGTACCGGTGAGTTACCAGCAGGCCCAGCATCTGCACGCCTACCGGGACCACGCCGCGCACGGCCGCAATATGGCCAGGCTCAACATCCCGTCGTGGAACATCCAGGGACAGTGCGACGTCCGGGCCATGACGCATGTGATCAACGCCTACCTGCGCAGGCACGACACCTTCCACAGCTGGTTCGAGTACGACGGTGCCGGCGAGTTCATTCGGCACACGCTGACCAACCCGCGGGACATCAGGTTCGCGCCGAAGAACTACGGCGAGATGGCCGCTGACGGCTGGCGTGAGCACGCGCTGGCCACCCCGAACCCGTTGCAGTGGGACTGCTTCCGGTTCGGTGTGATCCAGCGCGCGGATCACTTCACGTTCTTCCTCAGTGTCGACCACGTGCACGCGGACGCGATGTTCATGGGTGCGCTGTTCGTCGAGATCCACATGATGTACGCCGCACTGGTCGGCGGTGGCGCGCCACTGCAGCTTCCAGAACCGGGCAGCTACCACGACTACTGCACCCGCCAGTACGAGTACACCTCGGCGCTGACGTTGGACTCACCCGAGGTGCGGGCGTGGATCGACTACGCCGAGGAGAACGGCGGATCGATGCCGAAGTTCTCGCTGCCGCTGGGCACCATGGCCGAGTCCCGCGGCGGTGCGCTGCTGACGGTCCAACTGCTCGACGAAGAGCAGACCAACCGCTTTGAGACCGTCTGCATGGCGGCGGGCACCCGCTTCAGCGGTGGCGTCTTCGCCTGCGCGGCCCTGGCTGAGCGCAAGATCACGGGTAACGAGACCTACTACGTGGTCACGCCGACGACGACGCGAAACTCGCCGTCGGAGTTCATGACCACGGGCTGGTTCACCGGACTTGTCCCGATCACCGTGCCGGTGGGCGACCTGTCGTTCGGCGCCATCGCCCGTGCCGCCCAGGAGTCGTTCGACTCTCGGGTGGACCTGGCTCACGTGCCGTTCGAGCGTGTGGTCGAGCTCGCAGCGGAACTCGGTGTGCACAAACCCGATTCGGGTGTGCCCATGCTGTCCTACCTCGACGCCGGGCTGCCGCCGCTGTCGCCGGCGATCATCGCCGAGTGGAACCAGCTGAACGGCCGGGTCTTCAGCGACGCCGGTGACGCCCATCAGTTCGGCATGTGGGTGAACAGGTTGGGTCGCGGGACCACGATCACCGTCGCCTTCCCGAACAACCCGACCGCACGCGTGTCGGCCCTGCGCTACCTCGAGGCGATGAAGGCCGAATACCTCGCAGTGGTGCAGGACGGAACGGCGGCGCCGGCGGTCACGCCGAAACAGGATGCGCCCGCTCTTGCGACCGCGGGCTCTGTCGCGAACTGA
- the lipL gene encoding esterase/beta-lactamase LipL, whose product MSQATSGERSAALPEGVHGAADPNFSCAVRAFSAMFGRPKLGGGALAVYLHGEPVVDVWAGYADRRGEQPWAADTGSMVFSATKGVASTVIHRLVDRGLIDYDTPVSHYWSDFGANGKADITVREMMRHRAGLSHLNGVTKAELLDHTAMEARMAAAPASRLRGKPAYHALTYGWLLSGLARSVTGKGMRQLFREEVAAPLDTDGVHLGRPPATAPTHAAQIIHPQSNLSNPVFNLLAPHAALNPLTAGFGSLYFPGMKSVVQGEIPMLDAEMPAANGVATARGLARMYGAIANGGSIDGIQYLSGRVAAGLAGRPSLRPDRSVGMPMSFHLGYHGLPFPGVLPGFGHVGLGGSMGWAIPESGLAIGFVHNRLLTPFVLTDQAGFVATAALIRRGAAMARSRGYRPVAEFGSRYDQLTPVARLSSG is encoded by the coding sequence GTGAGCCAAGCAACATCTGGGGAGCGCAGCGCGGCGCTCCCGGAGGGTGTCCACGGTGCCGCGGACCCCAACTTCTCGTGCGCTGTGCGTGCCTTCTCAGCGATGTTCGGCCGTCCCAAGCTCGGTGGTGGCGCGCTCGCGGTGTACCTCCATGGGGAGCCCGTCGTCGACGTCTGGGCGGGCTATGCCGATCGTCGTGGTGAGCAGCCCTGGGCCGCGGACACGGGCAGCATGGTGTTCTCGGCGACCAAGGGTGTGGCGTCGACGGTCATCCATCGGCTGGTCGACCGCGGGCTGATCGACTACGACACCCCGGTGTCGCACTACTGGAGCGACTTCGGCGCCAACGGCAAAGCCGACATCACGGTGCGCGAGATGATGCGGCACCGCGCGGGTCTGTCGCATCTGAACGGAGTCACCAAAGCGGAACTGCTGGACCACACGGCGATGGAGGCGCGGATGGCCGCGGCCCCCGCGTCGCGCCTGCGTGGCAAGCCCGCCTATCACGCGCTGACCTACGGGTGGCTGCTGTCGGGCCTGGCCCGCTCGGTGACGGGCAAGGGTATGCGCCAACTGTTTCGGGAGGAGGTGGCGGCGCCACTGGACACCGACGGCGTGCACCTCGGCCGTCCGCCGGCGACCGCACCGACTCATGCCGCGCAGATCATCCATCCGCAGTCGAACCTGTCGAACCCGGTGTTCAATCTGCTGGCGCCGCATGCGGCCCTGAATCCGCTGACCGCGGGGTTCGGCTCACTGTATTTCCCCGGTATGAAATCTGTTGTCCAGGGTGAGATTCCGATGCTGGACGCTGAGATGCCGGCCGCCAATGGGGTGGCGACTGCCCGCGGGTTGGCCAGGATGTACGGTGCGATCGCCAATGGCGGTTCCATCGACGGCATTCAGTACCTGTCGGGGCGCGTCGCCGCCGGTCTGGCGGGCCGTCCAAGCCTGCGTCCGGACCGGAGCGTGGGCATGCCGATGTCATTCCATCTCGGCTACCACGGCCTGCCCTTCCCCGGTGTTCTGCCCGGTTTCGGCCATGTGGGCCTTGGCGGTTCGATGGGCTGGGCCATCCCGGAGAGCGGTCTGGCCATCGGGTTCGTGCACAACCGTCTGCTGACCCCGTTCGTGTTGACCGATCAGGCCGGATTCGTCGCGACCGCGGCGCTGATCCGTCGTGGGGCCGCCATGGCTCGTTCACGCGGGTACCGTCCTGTCGCCGAATTCGGTTCGCGTTACGACCAACTGACGCCAGTGGCCCGGCTGAGTTCAGGATGA
- a CDS encoding condensation domain-containing protein, with protein sequence MAVVDRARRQRLRRRSVNQDAGPDNRLSYTDQAMFLALRATGEESMAQLVWVYDKGIDLDAVRRCHADLGYGLFGRLIESSPLPFGRHRWVAATGPMTPFELEQTPRPRNELTDWADERAGMPIDPETGPGWRMGALPMTDGSTAVSLEISHCLTDGMGAVITVTDALKGIRRNLDLPPAGARPKRLAVREDARDTLREVPVLAKTLAVAVRLAYRRRGDIKRSAPPPTTTPVGDPGAEVQVPAISVFVDAADWDARAEALSGNYFSLAAGFAARLGARMGRQRAEDGAVSLLIPISERTEDDSRANAVSLDSIAVDPGPVTADLTAARTVLREGFKRRREQPDESLELLPLIPFVPKFTVKRGADVLFDFADLPVSCTNLGDLDPMLSRIDGTDCDYLLLRGVNGRIPRRLLEQRRGLLTVVSSRYCGKVSLTVVGYQPGAENTKKSLRAVVSSVLAEFGLADVDHPEGDIGG encoded by the coding sequence ATGGCGGTAGTGGATCGGGCGCGTCGGCAGCGGCTTCGTCGACGGTCGGTGAATCAGGATGCCGGGCCGGACAATCGACTGTCCTACACCGATCAGGCGATGTTTCTCGCCCTCCGCGCCACCGGCGAGGAGTCGATGGCGCAGCTCGTCTGGGTGTACGACAAGGGGATCGACCTCGACGCGGTGCGTCGATGCCATGCCGACCTCGGATACGGCCTGTTCGGCCGGCTCATCGAGTCGTCGCCACTGCCGTTCGGCCGGCATCGTTGGGTGGCCGCGACTGGGCCCATGACGCCGTTCGAACTCGAGCAGACCCCGCGGCCTCGAAACGAACTCACGGACTGGGCCGACGAACGCGCGGGCATGCCCATCGATCCGGAGACGGGACCCGGTTGGCGCATGGGCGCCCTGCCGATGACCGACGGGTCGACCGCAGTCAGCCTGGAGATCTCGCACTGCCTTACCGACGGTATGGGCGCCGTGATCACCGTCACCGACGCGCTCAAGGGCATTCGGCGGAACCTGGACCTTCCGCCCGCTGGGGCGCGGCCGAAAAGGCTGGCCGTGCGCGAGGATGCGCGTGACACGTTGCGCGAGGTGCCCGTGCTGGCCAAGACGCTGGCCGTCGCGGTCCGGTTGGCCTACCGCCGGCGGGGCGACATCAAGCGGTCGGCGCCTCCACCGACCACGACACCCGTGGGAGATCCGGGGGCCGAAGTTCAGGTGCCTGCCATCTCGGTGTTCGTGGACGCCGCGGACTGGGATGCGCGCGCCGAAGCGCTGAGCGGCAACTACTTCTCGCTGGCGGCGGGGTTCGCGGCCCGACTCGGCGCCCGCATGGGCCGTCAGCGCGCCGAGGACGGTGCGGTCAGCCTGTTGATCCCCATCAGTGAGCGCACCGAGGACGATTCGCGGGCCAACGCCGTCTCACTCGACTCGATCGCCGTGGACCCGGGACCGGTCACCGCGGATCTGACCGCGGCGCGCACAGTGCTCCGCGAGGGCTTCAAGCGCCGCCGGGAGCAGCCTGACGAGTCGTTGGAACTGCTGCCCCTGATCCCGTTCGTTCCCAAGTTCACCGTCAAGCGTGGCGCCGACGTGCTGTTCGACTTTGCCGACCTGCCGGTGTCGTGCACCAACCTGGGTGATCTCGACCCGATGCTGAGCCGGATCGACGGCACTGACTGTGATTACCTCTTGCTGCGCGGGGTCAACGGACGCATCCCACGCAGACTCCTCGAGCAGCGCCGTGGCCTGCTGACTGTCGTCTCGAGTCGGTACTGCGGCAAGGTCTCGCTCACCGTCGTCGGCTATCAGCCGGGTGCCGAGAACACCAAGAAGAGCCTGCGTGCCGTCGTGTCCAGTGTGCTGGCTGAGTTCGGTCTCGCCGATGTCGACCATCCGGAAGGTGATATTGGTGGCTGA